CCCGAGCGCCCTGGCGCGCTGCTCAAGTTCCTGAGCCTGATGCAGCCGAACTGGAACATCAGCCTGTTCCACTACCGCAACCAGGGCGCCGACTACGGCCGCATCCTCGTGGGCCTGCAGGTGCCAGCCGGCGAAGCCGCCGAGTTCGACGCCTTCCTCGAAACGCTGGGCTACCCCTACGTCGAGGAAACAGCCAACCCGGCGTACCGGCTCTTTCTGCAGGCCTGAAAAAGCAGAAGCCGGCTCAAGGCCGGCTTCGATCGTTGGTGGGTCGCTCGCTCGTTCAGCTGTCCGCTGCTACTGCGCGGGTGCCTGTTGCGGCGGCGGTCCACCCGGTTGCTGCTGTTGCTGCGGCAACTGCGGCGGGGCCACCACGGCGGGCATCGTCGCAGGCAGAGGCCCAGGCGGCGCAGACATAGGCACTGCCGGCAACCCGGGGCTGGAAACACTGATCGGCGCGCGCACCGGCAATTGCAGCGTGAACGCCGCCGGGCCGTCGGCCTGCGTGCCGATGGTCGCCGAGCGCAGGCCCACTGACTGCAGCACATAGTTGTCGCCGACCGACGAACCGACACGGAACGGCCGCGGCGGCTTGCCATCGATGGAGATTAACGCGGCCCCCTGCTTCGAAGGGTCGGCCACCACACCCGACAGCGCAAAGCGGCTGGCCGCTTCGGGCGCCACCTGAGCGGTGCGTGACGCGGGCAGCACGCCCAGCAACCGGGCCACCGCATCCGAATCGGCCGTCACCGAAGGCCGCGGCATCGTCGCGGCCGCCGCCACGGCGTCGGTCGGCGAAGCCAGGCGCAGCGCCCAGAACACCGCGGCACCGGCCGCCAGCGCCCAAAGCCCCGTCGTTGCAAGTGGGGCATGCCAGCGAGCGGCTGAGTAGGGACTTGTCATGGCTGCGGATTATCATGCAGCGCGCTTTCCGAATCATGTCCGCCCAAGCTATGAACAAATTCCTCCGTGCCGCCACCCGCACCGCCCAACGCGGCTTCACGCTGATCGAACTGATGGTCGTGCTGGTCATCATCGGCGTGCTGGCGGCGCTCATCGTGCCGAACGTGATCGAGCGCGCCGACGACGCCCGCGTGACGGCCGCCCGCACCGACATCAACAACCTGATGCAGGCGCTCAAGCTCTACCGTCTGGACAACCAGCGCTACCCCACCGCCGAGCAGGGCCTGCAGGCGCTGCTCACGCGCCCGACCACCGGTCCGGCCGCACCCAACTGGAAGGCCTACGTCGAGAAGCTGCCCAACGACCCCTGGGGCCATCCGTACCAGTACATGAATCCGGGCATCAAGGGCGAGATCGACGTGCTCTCGTTCGGCGCCGACGGCCAGAGCGGCGGCGAGGGCAAGAATGCCGACATCGGCAGCTGGCAATAGCGGCTCGGGCGCGCTGCGCCGCAACCGGTATCCACGCCCCCACATCCACCCGACCCGCGGCTTCACGCTGCTGGAGCTGATCGTGGTGATTGCCATCATCGCGATCGCCACCGCCGCCGTCAGCTTCGCGATACGCGACACCAACGCCGCCAAGCTCGACCGCGAAGCCGACCGGCTCGCCGCCCTGCTCGAATCGGCCCGCGCCCAGTCGCGCGCCAGCGGCATCGTGGTGCGGTGGCGGCCCGTCGAGGGCAGCTTCGTGTTCGACGGCCTCCCGCCTGGCGCACTGCCCGCCAACTGGGCCGCCGAGGGCATCACCGCACAGACCTCTCTCGCCAACGGCACGCTGGTTCCCGCGCTGCAACTCGGGCCCGATCCGATCATCGCGGCGCAGCAGGTCATGCTCTATTCCGCCGGCCCGCCCGCGCGCGCATTACGCATCGCGACCGACGGCGTTCGCCCCTTCACCGTTTCGGCCGTGCAATGAGCGCGCGACGCCCTGCCCCGTCCTCCCGCATCGGCGGCTTCACGCTGATCGAAGTGCTGATCGCGCTCGGCATCGTCGCGCTGGCGCTGGCCGCGGGTTCGCAAGCCACCATGTCGCTCACGCGCAATGCGCAGCGCCAGTCCGACCTTGTGCTGGCCGACCTGTGCGCAGAGAACGAACTCGCCAAGGCCCGCCTGTCACGGCAGATGCCGGCAATCGGCGACTCGGGCTCCATCTGCCTGCAGGCCGGCGTCTCGTTCAACGTGACCACTTCGACCACGTCCACGCTGAACCCGAATTTCCGGCGCGTCGACGTGCAGGTGCGCGACGAAGCCGACGCGCCGATCCTGCGCATCTCCACCATCGTGGGGAGGTACTGATGCTCGCCCCCAGGTCCCGCGGCTTCACGCTGATCGAACTGCTCGTCGCCATCGCAGTGATGGCCCTGCTCTCGCTCATCAGCTGGCGCGGGCTCGACAGCATGTCCCGCGCCACCACGCAGAACCAGCAGCGCGCCGATGCCGTCCTCACGCTACAGGCCACGCTCGCGCAGTGGGGCGCCGACCTCGATGCCGTGACCACGCTCGCGCAGACCCGCCCGATCGACTGGGACGGCCGCGTGCTGCGGCTCACGCGCCGTGGCAGCGACGACGCGGCGCCTTCGGTGCAGGTGGTGGCCTGGATGCTGAAGTCCGACTCCGACGGCGTGCGCTGGCGGCGCTGGCAATCGCAGCCCTTCACCACGCGCGGCGAGTGGCAGCAGGCCTGGAACTTCGCCGCCGCCTGGGCACAGGACGGCGGCGCGAGCGCAGCCGGAGGCGGCTACAGCGACGTGCCGCTGGTGCCAGCCAGCAACTGGCAGCTCTATTTCTTCCGCGACAACACCTGGGTGCCGGCCAGCCAGTTGCCCGCCGTCGCGCCCAACCCCAACAATCCCGCGGGCCCCGTCGTCGCCATGCCCGACGGCGTGCGCCTCGTCATCACGCTACCGCCCGGAGACGGCCTCTCGGGCACTCTCACGCGCGACTGGGTCAAGCCGACCGTCGGATCGGCGAAATCATCATGACGGCAACAAAGAAGCACGAGTCCGGCGCCGCCCTGCTCGCCGCGATGCTGACCGTGATGCTCGTGGCCACCTTCGCCGCCGCGGCGCTGTGGCAGCAATGGCGTGCGGCCGAGGTCGAAGGTGCCGAGCGCGCGCGCGTGCAGGCCGCCTGGGTGCTGGTCGGAGCGCTCGACTGGTCGCGCCTGATCCTCAGCGAAGACGGCCGCACCGGCGGCCCCGACAACCTGGCAGAGCCCTGGGCCGTGCCGCTCGAGGAAGCGCGGCTCACGAGCTTCCTGGCGGCCGACAAGAACGTGTCGAGCGACAGCCTCGAAGGACTGCCCGATGCCTTCCTCTCGGGCCGCATCGTCGATGCGCAGTCCAAGCTCAACGTGCTGTCGCTGGTCGACAACGGCAAGCCAGTGCCCGCCAGCGTGGCTACCTTCACCCGGCTGTTCAACCTGCTGGGCCTGCCGGCGTCGGAACTCAGCCGGATGACCACGGGCCTGGTGGCCGCCCTTGCCACGGGCACCGCGACCGACGGTAGCGACAGCGGCGATCCCAGCGCCGCGCCGCTGATGCCGCAGCAGGTCTCTCAGCTGGTGTGGCTGGGCCTGTCGCCCTCGACCGCCGTCGCGCTCGAACCGTACGTGACGATCCTGCCGGTGAAGACCACGCTCAACCTCAACACCGCGAGCGCCGAAGCCATCAGCGCCAGCATGGAGTCGCTCAACATCGCCAGCGCGCGCCAGCTGGTGGAGCGCCGCACGCGCGCCTTCTTCAAGGACATTGCCGCCGCCAACGCCGCGCTGCCCAGCGGCAGCGCGCCCTTCAACGCGGCGCAGCACGGCGTGGGCACGCAGTACTTCGAGGTCTACGGCAGGCTGCGGCTGGAGCGCACCTACGTCGAGGAGCGCTCGCTTCTACAGCGCAACGGTGTCACGGTAACGACGATCTGGCGCACCCGCGGCGCCGGCGCAACGGACACTACGGTCAAACCCTGATTTCGATGCACTATTTGTAGACAAAAAGCCTTCGAACGCGCATGGCGTCTGCGCAACACGCTATCGAAACAAGAGCGTCCGCCTGTCAGACGCGCACCTACAATCACCGGCTTTTCCAAGATCCACATGACTCCCCTGCTGCTCATTGCCCCCCTCCCTCCGGCCGATGCCGCGGGCGAGTACGACTGGGCCCAGGCAGGCGACGACGGCATTGCATTGCGCGACCAGGGCCGCGCGTTGCTGGCGCTCCTGCCCTCGAGCGCTGAGGTCATGCTCGGCATTCCTTCCGTCGCGCTCTCGTGGCACCGTGTCACGCTGCCCAAGGGCAGCATGGGCAGCGCATCGAAGCTGCGCGCGGTGCTCGACGGCCTGCTCGAAGAGCACCTGCTCGACGAACCCGAAGCCCTGCACTTCGCGCTCGAACCCGATGCCAAGGCCGGCGCGCCCGTGTGGGTCGCGGCCTGCAATCGCATCTGGCTGCGCAGCGTCGTGCAAGGGCTCGAAGCGGCCGGGCGGCGCGTGGTGCGCATCGTCCCTGAGTTCGCGCCGCAGCCGGTCGACGGCCCGCCGCTGCTGCTGGTCACGGGCGAGCCCGAGGCGCCGCAGCTCACGGTGTGCGACGCCGACGGCGTGGTCTCGCTGCCGCTGGCTGGTGCGGGGCTGGCCCTGTCGGGCGGCCTGCCGCTGGACACCGCCGTCATCACCACCGAACCCGCCGTGGCCGAAGCAGCCGAGCAGCTGCTCGAACGCCGCGTGCCCATCGTTCAATCGCCGCAGCGCTGGCTGCAGGCCGCGCGCACGTCCTGGGAGCTCGCGCAGTTCGACCTCGCCGCGACCGGCCGCGCACGCGCCGGCAAGAAATTCGCGTCGGTCCTGCAAACACTGCGCTATGCGCCCGAGTGGCGTGCAGCGCGCTGGGGCGTGGTCGTGCTGCTGCTCACCCAGCTGATCGGCCTGAACGCCTGGGCCTGGAAGGAACGCAGCGCGCTCGAATCGAAACGCCAGGCCGCCAAGGCCATGCTGACCCAGACCTTCCCCTCGGTGAAGATCGTGGTCGACGCGCCGGTGCAGATGCAGCGCGAGGTTGCCGCGCTGCAGCAGGCCGTGGGCGACGTGGCGGGCAGCGACTTCGAACCCATGGTCGGCGCGCTCGCCGCCAACCTGCCGCCCGGCAAGGTGCCGAGCGCGGTCGACTACAGCGCCGGTCAGCTGCGCCTGCGCGGCCTCGGGCTGCAGCCGTCGGAGGTCTCGCAGATCACCGGCGCGCTGGCGCCGCGCGGCTACAACGTGCGCACCGAAGGCGACCTCCTGCTGGTGCAGGCCGAGGCCAACCGATGAATTTCAGCGAACAGCTCAAGGCCCACTGGGCCACCCTGGAGGTGCGCGAGCGCCGCATGGTCTACGCCGCCGCCGCACTCGTGGCACTGGCCTTGCTTTGGTGGATTGCGCTCGCCCCCGCGCTGCGCACGCTGGCCGCGGCACCGGCCGAACACGCGCAACTCGATGCGCAGCTGCAGCAGATGGCCACCTTGCAGAACCGCGCAAAGGCACTGCAATCGCAGCCGCGCCTGAACCGCGACGACGCGCTGCGCGCGCTCGAGACCTCGGTGCGCGACAGCTTCGGCGCCGGCAACGCGCAGCTCGTGACGACCGGCGGCGACGGCGCTGCTGCCGTCTCGCTGCGGTCCGCGCCCGCTGCCACCGTCGCCCAATGGCTTGGCCAGGCCCGCGGCAACGCGCATGCCGTGCCGCGCGAAGTCCACCTGACCCGCGCACCGACCGCAGCGCCGCCCGCACCGTCGCCCGGCGCAAAGGACACGCCGAAGACGCCGCAGGTCCGCTGGGACGGCACCGTCGTCATGGCGCTCCCCGCGGCGCGATGAGCGCGATGAGCAACAGGCCCGCATGCTGACCCGCCCTCCGATCTCCGAACCCCGGCCGCGCCGCGGCTGGCGCTGGGCTCTGCTCGGCATCACGGTCGGCGCGCTGCTGGCGGTGGTGCTGTTTGCGCCGGCGCGCTGGCTGTCGGCCGCACTGTCGAACTGGAGCCATGGCCGCCTCGTGCTGGCCAACCCACGCGGAACCGTCTGGAACGGCACGGCCGCCGTGGTCTTCGCCAGCGGCGCCGGCGGCGCGCAGGCGGTGTCGCTGCCCGGCCTGCTGCACTGGCGCATGCGCCCGGGCTGGAGCGGCATCTCCGCCAGCCTCGATCTGCCCTGCTGCGCCGCGCAGCCGCTTGAACTCAAGGCCAGTCCGCGCGCGGGCGGCATGCAGCTCGCATGGCAGGACAGCCGCTCGCGCTGGCCCGCCACCCTGCTCACCGGCCTGGGCGCCCCCTGGAACACGCTCAAGCTCGAAGGCGCGCTCGACCTGTCCACCAAGGCCTTCTCGATGCAGTGGGACGGCCCCGCGCTGCGCGTTGCAGGCCAGGCCACGCTCGACGCCACCGATGTTTCCTCCAGCCTGTCGACCCTGCGGCCGATGGGCAGCTACCGGCTCACGCTCGAAGGCGGCACCCGCCCCACGCTGCTGCTCAGCACACGCGAGGGCAGCCTCGAACTGAACGGCAGCGGCAGCTGGAACGGCACTTCCTTCCGCTTCAACGGCGAAGCCAGTGCCGCGCCCGGCCGCGAAGACGCGCTTTCCAATTTGTTGAACATCATCGGACGGCGCGAGAACGCGCGTTCGATCATCACCCTGGGTTGATCCTCATGATGAAGCCACTGTTTTCGACCGGCACCGTCGCACTCGCCGTGCGCGTGCTGATCGCCGCCACGTTCCTGCAGGGCGCACCCGCCGCGTTCGCGCAGACCGGCGATGCGCCGCGCCGCGGCGAGCCGATCACGCTGAACTTCTCCAACGCCGACATCGAGGCCGTGGCCCGCACCATGGCGGTGGTCACGGGCCGAGACGTGGTGGTCGACCCGCGCGTCAAGGGCACGATGAACCTCGTCACCGACCGCGCCATCCAGCCGGCCGCCGCCTTCAACCAGTTCGCCTCGGCGCTGCGCCTGCAGGGCTTCGCGGTGGTGGAGGCCGACGGCCTCTACAAGGTGGTGCCCGAGGCCGACGCCAAGCTGCAGAGCAGCACCGTCAACACATCCATCAGCGCCACGGCGTCCAGCGGCAGCAACCAGATCGTCACGCAGATCTTCCGGCTCAACTACGAGTCGCCGAACAACCTGCTGCCGGTGCTGCGCCCGCTGATTCCGCCGAACAACACCATCAACGTGAACCCGGGCAACAACTCGCTCGTGATCACCGACTACGCCGACAACATGCGCCGGCTGGCGCGCATCATCGCGTCGCTCGACGTGCCGAACGCGTCCGACATCGAGGTCATCCAGCTCAAGCACTCGGTTGCCACCGACATGGTGCCGCTGGTGCAGCGCCTGGTCGACGGCGGCGGCTCCGGCGCCCCGGGCGGCGCCGCACCTGGCGCGACGGATGCGTCGTTCCGCACCACGCTCATGGCCGACCCGCGCAGCAACTCGCTGATCTTGCGCGCGGCCAATCCGGCGCGCGTGGCGCTGGTGCGCACGCTGGTCGAGAAGCTCGACCGCGCGCCGACAGAAAGCAGCAACGGCGTGGCCGGCAACATCTACGTGGTCTACCTGAAGAATGCCGACGCGGTGCGCCTCGCCGCCACGCTGCGCGCCGCGATGGCGGCAAACCAGCAGAACACAACGCCGGGCGCGGCCGGCGCCGCGGGTGGCGGTGCGACGCCCCAGCAGAGCGCGCCGCAAGCCATGCAGGTGAACCTGAACAGCGGCGGCAGCCAGAGCGGTGGCTCGGCGGCCGCCAACGCGCCGCTGAACAACGCCAACCAGCCCTCGACCGGTGGCCAGATCCAGGCCGACCCGACGACCAACTCGCTGATCATCACCGCGCCCGAGCCGCAATACCGCCAGATGCGCGCCGTGATCGACAAGCTCGACGGCCGGCGCGCGCAGGTCATGATCGAGGCGCTGATCGTCGAGGTCAACGCCACCAAGGCCGCCAAGTTCGGCGTGCAGTGGCAAAGCGCGCTGGGCAACAACGCCGTCATCGGCACCAACTCCTCCCTCAACGGCGGCAACATCCTGGCGCTGACCCAGGCGCTGGCCACCAAGGATGCCTCCGGCCTGGCAACGTCGGTCCAGTCTGGCCTGAATCTCGGCATTGCCGGCAAGATCGGCGGCCAGTACATCCTGGGCGCGGTGGCGAATTTCTTCAGCAACGACAACGACGCCAACGTGCTCTCGACGCCCAACCTGCTGACGCTGGACAACGAAGAAGCCAAGATCGTCATCGGCCAGAACGTGCCGTTCCCGACCGGCTCCTACGCCAGCACCTCGGGCTCGGTGGGCGTGAACCCGTTCACCACCGTCGAGCGCAAGGACGTCGGCCTCACCCTGCGCGTGCGTCCGACCATCAACGAGAACGGCACCGTGAAGATGACGATCTTCCAGGAGATCTCGAACGTCGCGCCCGGCACAACCACCGACCCCAACGGCCCCACCACCAACAAGCGCTCGCTCGAATCCAGCGTGCTGGTGGAAGACGGCGGGCTCGTCATGCTCGGCGGCCTGCTGTCGGACACCTACGGCACCAACACTGAAAAGGTGCCCTTCGCCGGCGACATCCCGGTGGTCGGCAACCTGTTCAAGAGCGAGAACCGCTCGCGCGTCAAGAACAACCTGATGATGTTCCTTCGCCCGGTGGTGATGCGCGACGCCACGTCGACCGAAGCCTTCGCATTCGATCGCTACGACCAGATCCGTGGCCTGCAGCAGGCGGCCCAGCCCAACACCGACAACGTGATGCTGCGCAACGTGAATGCCGCGCCCGTGCTGCCGGAGTCGCCGCCGTTGGGCACAAGCAGCAACAGCCGGGGTGGCCTGCGCGAGCAAGGCACCCAACTGATCCCGCCGCCCGCGCTGCCCGCCGACAACCGCAAGCTGGCGCCGAGCACCCTGCGCGGCGCCCTGCCGCCGACCGCCGACCCCGTGAGCACGCGCGAACTGCCTTGATACTGCCTTGATGTCCATGCGCTACCCCCTGCCTTACGCCTTCGCACGCAGCCAACAGCTTTTGCTCGAGGAGACCGACGACGGCCGCTACACGCTGTGGATGTCGAGCCACCCGGCGCGCAGCGCGGTCGGCGAGGTGTCGCGCAAGTACGGCGTGCAGGCCTTCGAGGTGCTGGCCGACGGCGCGCTGGCGCAGCGCATCAGCGCGGCTTACGCGCAGGGCGAGTCGAGCGCCGCCGCGGTGGTGAGCGAAGTGCAGAACGACGCCGACCTCTCGCGCATGATGCAGGAGCTGCCCGCGGTCGAAGACTTGCTGGCGAGCGCTGGCGACGCGCCCATCATCCGCATGCTGAACGCGCTGCTCACGCAGGCCGCTCGAGACGGCGCCAGCGACATCCACATCGAGCCCTACGAACGCACCTCGTCCGTGCGCTTTCGCATCGACGGCACGCTGCGCGAAGTGGTGCAGCCCAACCGCGCGCTGCACGCCGCGCTGATATCGCGCCTGAAGATCATGGCCGACCTCGACATCTCCGAGAAGCGGCTGCCGCAGGACGGGCGCATCTCCTTGCGCATCGGCACGCGCGCGGTCGACGTGCGGGTGTCGACGCTGCCGAGCGCGCACGGCGAACGCGCCGTGCTGCGCCTGCTGGACAAGAGCGAATCGAAGCTCACGCTCGAATCGGTGGGCATGCAGGGCGACACGCTGGAGCGCTTCGAGAAGCTCATCTCGCAGCCGCACGGCATCATCCTCGTGACCGGCCCCACGGGCTCGGGCAAGACCACCACGCTGTACGCCGCGCTGGCCCGGCTCGACGCGAGCCGCAGCAACATCATGACGGTGGAAGACCCCATCGAGTACGAGCTGCCGGGCGTGGGCCAGACGCAGATCAACGCCAAGATCGAACTCACCTTCGCCAAGGCCCTGCGCGCGATCCTGCGGCAGGACCCGGACGTCATCATGATCGGCGAAATCCGCGACTTCGAGACTGCGCAGATCGCCATCCAGGCCTCGCTGACCGGTCACCTTGTGCTGGCCACGCTGCACACGAACGACTCGGTCAGTGCCGTCACGCGCCTGACCGACATGGGCGTGGAGCCTTTTCTTCTCAGCTCGTCGCTGCTGGGCGTGCTCGCGCAGCGCCTCGTGCGCAAGGTGTGCACAGTGTGTGCCGGCGCGGGCTGCGAAGTGTGCGGCCAGACCGGCTACCAGGGCCGCACCGGCATCTTCGAGCTGCTGGTGGCGGACGAAACCGTGCAAGGGCTGATCCACAGCAAGGCGGCCGAGAGCGAACTGCTCAAGGCCGGCGCGCGTGGCGGCCTGCGCCTGATGCGCGAAGACGGCGAACGGCTGGTGCAGGCCGGCGTCACTTCGCGCGCCGAGTTGCTGCGCGTCACGCGCGACTAAGCCGCTCCGGCGCTCCCCATGCCCGCCTATTCCTTCGAAGCCATCGACGCCAGCGGCCAGAGCCGCGAAGGCGTGCTCGAGGCCGACACCGCCCGCAGCGCGCGCAGCCTGCTGCGAGCGCAGGCGCTCATTCCGCTGTCGGTCAAGCCGGTCGGCAGCGACCACGTCAACGGCACCGGCCAGCGCAGCACCCTCAGCCGCTGGCTTGGCGGCGGCAAGCGCGTCTTCAATTCGACCGGCCTTGCGGTGTGGACGCGGCAGCTCGCGGGCCTCGTGTCGTCAGGCCTGCCGCTGGAACGCGCGCTCACGGCACTCACCGACGAGGCCGAGTCCGAGCAGCAGCGCAACCTTGTCGCGTCGCTGCGCGCCGAAGTCAACGCGGGCTCGCCGTTCGCGCGTGCGCTGTCGGCGCACCCGCGCGAGTTCTCGCCCATCTACACGGCCGTGATCGGTGCCGGCGAGCAGAGCGGCAACCTCGGCCTTGTGCTCGACCGCCTTGCCGACGACCTCGAAGAGCGCCAGGCGCTGCAGCAGAAGCTGATAGGCGCGGCGCTGTACCCGGCCATCGTCACGCTGGTGGCGATCGTGATCGTGATCTTCCTCGTGAGCTACGTGGTGCCGCAGGTGGCGCAGGTGTTCGCGGGCACCAAGCGATCGCTGCCCTTTCTCACCACCGTGATGCTGTCGCTGAGCGCGGGCGTGCGCAACTACGGCTGGTGGATGCTGTGTGCGGTGGTTCTCGCTGCCATCGGCGCGCGCTTGGCACTGGCCCAGGAGGCCTTCCGCCTGAAGTTCGACGCAGTCTGGCTCAAGCTGCCGCTGGTCGGCAAGCTCGCGCGCGGCTACAACGCAGCGCGCTTCGCGAGCACGCTCGCCATGCTGGCCACGGCCGGCGTGCCGATCCTGCGTGCGCTGCAGGCGGCTTCCGAAACGCTGAGCAACCGCGCGATGCGTGCCGACGCGCTCGACGCGCTGGTGCTGGTGCGCGAAGGCGCGCCGCTGGCCTCGGCGCTGGCGCAGAAGAAGCGCTTTCCGGGCCTGGTGTCGATGTTCGCGCGCCTCGGCGAGCAGACCGGCACCCTGCCGCTGATGCTGCAACGCGCGGCCAATCAACTCAGCGCCGAAGTGCAGCGCCGCGCGATGCACCTGGCGACCATCCTCGAGCCGTTGCTCATCGTGGCGATGGGCGGGGTGGTGATGCTGATTGTTCTGGCCGTGATGCTGCCTATCATCCAGCTGAATCAGTTCGTCAAGTAACAACGGCCAGCCAGCAAGGCGCACCATGCCCGTAACGCTCGAAGACAAGCTCGTGGTCGCGATCTCCTCGCGTGCCCTGTTCAACCTCGAAGAAGAAAACAAGATCTTCGAGGCCGGGGACAACGAGGGCTACATGAAGCTGCAGCTCGACCGCATCGACGTGCCGGCCGCGCCGGGCATTGCCTACTCGCTGATCCGCAAGCTGCTTCGCTTCAACGAAGACGGCGTGCAGCGTGTCGAGGTGGTGATTCTTTCGCGCAACGACCCGGTCTCGGGCATGCGCATCTTCAAGTCGAGCGCGGCGGCCGACATCAAGCTGCAGCGCGGCGTGTTCACGCAGGGCCGCCCGCCCTTCGGCTACCTGCGCCCGCTGCGCGCGCACCTCTTCCTCTCGGTCAATGCGCAAGACGTGCGCGAGGCGCTCATCGCGGGCTTTCCGGCCGCGCGCGTGCTGGTCGAATCGGTAAAAGCCAGCGACGCCTGGCCGAACGAAGTGCGCATTGCCTTCGACGGCGACGCGGTGCTGTTCTCGGACGAGGCCGAGCGCGTGTTCCAGGCCGAGGGGCTCGACGCCTTCCAGGCACACGAGCTCAGCAAGGCCGACCTGCCCCTGCCCGAAGGGCCGTTCAAGCCGCTGCTGATGGCGCTGCACCGGCTGCAGATGGCCGGCAACGCGCAGATGCGCATCCGCACCGCGCTCGTCACCGCGCGTAGTGCACCGGCGCACGAGCGCGCGATCCGCACGCTCATGAAGTGGAACATCCGCGTCGACGAGGCCATGTTCCTCGGCGGCCTGCCCAAGGGCGAGTTCCTGCGCGAGTTCGAACCCGACTTCTTCTTCGATGACCAGACCGGTCATGTCGATGCAGCCTCGCGCCACGTGCCCGCCGGGCATGTATCGAGCGGTATCAGCAACGAGCCCTGAGCTCTGCGCCTGAACGCGGCGCCAGGCCGCGCCACGCCGTCATTCCACTGATTTGACACCGCCGCTTGGGCAGTGCGTTGTCACGCGCCTGACTTCTCTGCGTCATCCCAAGTTAACCAGTCGGTAACGGGTTCTCCCTAGTCTCGTGGCCCAGGTGCGCCCCCTCACGCGCCTTCCAGAACCACATAACAAAGGACCGATCCATGCGACTTCTTTTTCTTCGCACGCGGCTTGCGCCCGTGCTGTTCCTTGCCTGTGCGCTCTCGGCGTGCGGTGGTGGCAGCGGTGGTGGTGGCTTCTTCGGCGGCACGCCGACGACGCCGACCACACCCACCCCGCCCGACAACACCCCGAAGCCCGAGATGCGCTGCGCGCCCTGAGCGCCGCCAGGAACAACACAATGACCTCCCGCCGCAAATTTCTCACGGGCACCGCCACGACTGGCGCTGCCGCTCTCGCGCTCTCGGCCTTTCCGCCCAGCATCCGCCGCGCGCTCGCCATTCCCGCCAACAACAAGACCGGCACCATCCAGGACGTCGAGCATGTCGTGATCCTGATGCAGGAGAACCGCTCGTTCGACCACTACTTCGGCATGCTCATGGGCGTGCGCGGCTTCGGCGACCGCTTCGCCATTCCGCTGATCGGCGGACGCCGCGTGTGGGAGCAGAGCGACGCCGACGGCAAAGTGGTGCTGCCGTATCACCTCGATCAGACCCTGGGCAACGCGCAGCGCGTGAGCGGCACGCCGCACAGCTGGCTCAACGCACAGGACGCCTGGGACGGCGGGCGCCTCAACCAATGGCCGAAGTACAAGGCCACC
This is a stretch of genomic DNA from Variovorax paradoxus. It encodes these proteins:
- a CDS encoding GspE/PulE family protein; the protein is MRYPLPYAFARSQQLLLEETDDGRYTLWMSSHPARSAVGEVSRKYGVQAFEVLADGALAQRISAAYAQGESSAAAVVSEVQNDADLSRMMQELPAVEDLLASAGDAPIIRMLNALLTQAARDGASDIHIEPYERTSSVRFRIDGTLREVVQPNRALHAALISRLKIMADLDISEKRLPQDGRISLRIGTRAVDVRVSTLPSAHGERAVLRLLDKSESKLTLESVGMQGDTLERFEKLISQPHGIILVTGPTGSGKTTTLYAALARLDASRSNIMTVEDPIEYELPGVGQTQINAKIELTFAKALRAILRQDPDVIMIGEIRDFETAQIAIQASLTGHLVLATLHTNDSVSAVTRLTDMGVEPFLLSSSLLGVLAQRLVRKVCTVCAGAGCEVCGQTGYQGRTGIFELLVADETVQGLIHSKAAESELLKAGARGGLRLMREDGERLVQAGVTSRAELLRVTRD
- the gspF gene encoding type II secretion system inner membrane protein GspF is translated as MPAYSFEAIDASGQSREGVLEADTARSARSLLRAQALIPLSVKPVGSDHVNGTGQRSTLSRWLGGGKRVFNSTGLAVWTRQLAGLVSSGLPLERALTALTDEAESEQQRNLVASLRAEVNAGSPFARALSAHPREFSPIYTAVIGAGEQSGNLGLVLDRLADDLEERQALQQKLIGAALYPAIVTLVAIVIVIFLVSYVVPQVAQVFAGTKRSLPFLTTVMLSLSAGVRNYGWWMLCAVVLAAIGARLALAQEAFRLKFDAVWLKLPLVGKLARGYNAARFASTLAMLATAGVPILRALQAASETLSNRAMRADALDALVLVREGAPLASALAQKKRFPGLVSMFARLGEQTGTLPLMLQRAANQLSAEVQRRAMHLATILEPLLIVAMGGVVMLIVLAVMLPIIQLNQFVK
- a CDS encoding 5'-nucleotidase; its protein translation is MPVTLEDKLVVAISSRALFNLEEENKIFEAGDNEGYMKLQLDRIDVPAAPGIAYSLIRKLLRFNEDGVQRVEVVILSRNDPVSGMRIFKSSAAADIKLQRGVFTQGRPPFGYLRPLRAHLFLSVNAQDVREALIAGFPAARVLVESVKASDAWPNEVRIAFDGDAVLFSDEAERVFQAEGLDAFQAHELSKADLPLPEGPFKPLLMALHRLQMAGNAQMRIRTALVTARSAPAHERAIRTLMKWNIRVDEAMFLGGLPKGEFLREFEPDFFFDDQTGHVDAASRHVPAGHVSSGISNEP
- the gspD gene encoding type II secretion system secretin GspD, encoding MMKPLFSTGTVALAVRVLIAATFLQGAPAAFAQTGDAPRRGEPITLNFSNADIEAVARTMAVVTGRDVVVDPRVKGTMNLVTDRAIQPAAAFNQFASALRLQGFAVVEADGLYKVVPEADAKLQSSTVNTSISATASSGSNQIVTQIFRLNYESPNNLLPVLRPLIPPNNTINVNPGNNSLVITDYADNMRRLARIIASLDVPNASDIEVIQLKHSVATDMVPLVQRLVDGGGSGAPGGAAPGATDASFRTTLMADPRSNSLILRAANPARVALVRTLVEKLDRAPTESSNGVAGNIYVVYLKNADAVRLAATLRAAMAANQQNTTPGAAGAAGGGATPQQSAPQAMQVNLNSGGSQSGGSAAANAPLNNANQPSTGGQIQADPTTNSLIITAPEPQYRQMRAVIDKLDGRRAQVMIEALIVEVNATKAAKFGVQWQSALGNNAVIGTNSSLNGGNILALTQALATKDASGLATSVQSGLNLGIAGKIGGQYILGAVANFFSNDNDANVLSTPNLLTLDNEEAKIVIGQNVPFPTGSYASTSGSVGVNPFTTVERKDVGLTLRVRPTINENGTVKMTIFQEISNVAPGTTTDPNGPTTNKRSLESSVLVEDGGLVMLGGLLSDTYGTNTEKVPFAGDIPVVGNLFKSENRSRVKNNLMMFLRPVVMRDATSTEAFAFDRYDQIRGLQQAAQPNTDNVMLRNVNAAPVLPESPPLGTSSNSRGGLREQGTQLIPPPALPADNRKLAPSTLRGALPPTADPVSTRELP